The following coding sequences are from one Musa acuminata AAA Group cultivar baxijiao chromosome BXJ2-4, Cavendish_Baxijiao_AAA, whole genome shotgun sequence window:
- the LOC135609396 gene encoding probable WRKY transcription factor 2 isoform X2, whose amino-acid sequence MAKTDDNNAMIDDRPPPNPSSRAFLSNSINEEFGSKSFSDFLTENGNVGFPWTCENQKMGINTKIEEAEPGNDFSNDASVQPKPFDAPKSCSAVGLAERMAARKGFNVPKLDTARIPPATIVSSSEIRSPYLTIPPGLSPTMLLESPVFLANCLAQPSPTTGKFNFADIDSNPMSLSLSAVSTKSDNDLFEDIPEAFSFKPPLESHSHLSSTEEKQELPGIEVSIQSGKPTQTGTIEADNNNFQIQQKFHLQAGFSVPSDRKDTSDNIMLNQRVSDSIVGTDYAPTVDTQQDGEADLRGELSAAVGTPAEDGYNWRKYGQKQVKGSEYPRSYYKCTNPKCQVKKKVERSHEGHITEIIYKGAHNHPKPHTSRRLLHQFGDPQIDGSEQPGSQTSFDGKPVKGSLHSGNGGQDWWGDSLEATSSAPVAAEQCDPSNSLQQNQDGTHLSPEAIGVSSTMSNDEEEDDRATHGSVSLGCDGEGDETESKRRKLEASAIEMSAASRAVREPRVVVQTTSEVDILDDGYRWRKYGQKVVKGNPNPRSYYKCTNPGCTVRKHIERASHDLKSVITTYEGKHNHDVPVARNSGQPSSAQSNTTANAAPQHNGLLQRPEPTQDGFVRFDGHAALGTFGFPGREQLGQPSSFPFSMAQPGLANLAIAGLGPMAAAMKMPVVPPLHPYLSHLQLTEAGLMVPKLEPKEESMPDSELPVLNAASIYHQMMSRLPLGPQL is encoded by the exons ATGGCTAAGACAGATGACAACAACGCCATGATCGACGACCGCCCACCTCCAAATCCTAGCTCAAGAGCCTTTCTTTCGAACTCTATAAACGAAGAATTTGGATCGAAATCATTCTCAGATTTCTTGACAGAGAATGGAAATGTGGGGTTTCCTTGGACATGTGAAAACCAGAAAATGGGCATAAACACAAAAATAGAAGAAGCTGAGCCTGGAAACGACTTCTCAAATGATGCCTCAGTGCAACCAAAACCTTTTGATGCCCCCAAATCATGCTCTGCTGTAGGTCTTGCTGAGAGGATGGCAGCCAGAAAAGGATTTAATGTGCCGAAGCTTGATACAGCTCGGATACCACCGGCCACCATCGTTTCATCCTCGGAAATACGTTCCCCTTATTTGACTATTCCACCTGGTCTAAGTCCCACCATGTTGTTGGAGTCCCCGGTTTTTCTTGCTAATTGTCTG GCTCAACCATCTCCAACAACAGgcaagttcaattttgcagatatTGATTCAAACCCAATGTCACTCTCACTTTCAGCAGTTTCTACTAAAAGTGACAACGATCTATTTGAAGACATTCCAGAAGCATTTTCCTTTAAGCCTCCTCTGGAATCACACTCACACCTCTCAAGCACTGAAGAAAAG caggagttgccaggCATTGAGGTGTCCATTCAATCTGGAAAACCTACGCAAACAGGAACCATAGAAGCTGACAATAATAACTTCCAGATTCAACAAAAATTTCACCTTCAGGCTGGCTTTTCTGTCCCATCCGATAGAAAAGATACCTCTGATAATATTATGTTGAACCAGAGAGTCTCTGACTCCATCGTTGGAACTGATTATGCTCCGACTGTCGATACCCAGCAGGATGGGGAAGCAGACCTAAGAGGAGAACTTTCTGCAGCTGTTGGCACTCCAGCTGAGGATGGATACAATTGGAGGAAATATGGCCAAAAACAGGTAAAGGGCAGTGAATATCCAAGAAGCTATTACAAATGCACAAATCCAAAATGTCAGGTGAAGAAAAAGGTAGAGCGATCTCATGAAGGTCACATCACCGAGATAATCTATAAGGGTGCCCACAATCACCCCAAACCTCACACAAGTCGCCGTTTATTGCACCAATTTGGTGACCCTCAGATTGATGGCTCTGAACAGCCTGGCTCACAAACAAGTTTTGATGGCAAGCCTGTAAAGGGAAGCTTACACAGCGGGAATGGAGGTCAAGATTGGTGGGGAGATAGCCTGGAGGCAACCTCATCAGCCCCTGTTGCCGCTGAACAGTGTGACCCTTCTAACTCCCTGCAACAGAACCAAGATGGCACTCATTTATCCCCGGAAGCTATTGGTGTTTCATCAACGATGTCCAATGATGAAGAAGAGGATGATCGAGCAACCCATGGCAGTGTCTCACTTGGTTGTGATGGTGAAGGAGATGAAACAGAGTCAAAAAGAAG AAAGCTAGAAGCTTCTGCTATTGAAATGAGTGCAGCTTCAAGGGCAGTTCGCGAACCAAGAGTGGTGGTTCAGACTACCAGTGAGGTTGACATTCTCGATGATGGGTATCGTTGGCGCAAGTATGGTCAGAAGGTTGTCAAAGGAAACCCAAATCCCAG GAGTTATTATAAGTGCACCAATCCAGGATGCACAGTACGGAAGCACATTGAGAGGGCCTCACATGATCTCAAGTCGGTGATTACCACTTATGAGGGCAAGCATAACCACGATGTGCCAGTGGCAAGAAACAGTGGCCAACCCAGTTCTGCCCAGTCAAATACAACGGCCAATGCAGCTCCACAACATAATGGCCTTCTGCAAAGGCCTGAGCCAACCCAAGATGGCTTTGTGAGGTTTGATGGCCATGCAGCTCTCGGCACATTTGGCTTCCCGGGAAGAGAGCAGTTAGGACAACCATCCAGCTTCCCTTTTTCCATGGCACAACCGGGCCTGGCAAACCTTGCCATAGCTGGATTGGGTCCGATGGCAGCAGCAATGAAGATGCCGGTTGTTCCTCCGCTTCATCCTTATTTAAGTCATCTCCAGCTGACCGAAGCTGGATTAATGGTGCCGAAATTAGAGCCCAAGGAAGAATCCATGCCAGACTCAGAGCTGCCTGTGCTGAATGCCGCCTCAATTTATCATCAGATGATGAGCAGGCTTCCTCTAGGACCTCAGCTGTAA
- the LOC135609396 gene encoding probable WRKY transcription factor 2 isoform X1 yields MAKTDDNNAMIDDRPPPNPSSRAFLSNSINEEFGSKSFSDFLTENGNVGFPWTCENQKMGINTKIEEAEPGNDFSNDASVQPKPFDAPKSCSAVGLAERMAARKGFNVPKLDTARIPPATIVSSSEIRSPYLTIPPGLSPTMLLESPVFLANCLAQPSPTTGKFNFADIDSNPMSLSLSAVSTKSDNDLFEDIPEAFSFKPPLESHSHLSSTEEKQQELPGIEVSIQSGKPTQTGTIEADNNNFQIQQKFHLQAGFSVPSDRKDTSDNIMLNQRVSDSIVGTDYAPTVDTQQDGEADLRGELSAAVGTPAEDGYNWRKYGQKQVKGSEYPRSYYKCTNPKCQVKKKVERSHEGHITEIIYKGAHNHPKPHTSRRLLHQFGDPQIDGSEQPGSQTSFDGKPVKGSLHSGNGGQDWWGDSLEATSSAPVAAEQCDPSNSLQQNQDGTHLSPEAIGVSSTMSNDEEEDDRATHGSVSLGCDGEGDETESKRRKLEASAIEMSAASRAVREPRVVVQTTSEVDILDDGYRWRKYGQKVVKGNPNPRSYYKCTNPGCTVRKHIERASHDLKSVITTYEGKHNHDVPVARNSGQPSSAQSNTTANAAPQHNGLLQRPEPTQDGFVRFDGHAALGTFGFPGREQLGQPSSFPFSMAQPGLANLAIAGLGPMAAAMKMPVVPPLHPYLSHLQLTEAGLMVPKLEPKEESMPDSELPVLNAASIYHQMMSRLPLGPQL; encoded by the exons ATGGCTAAGACAGATGACAACAACGCCATGATCGACGACCGCCCACCTCCAAATCCTAGCTCAAGAGCCTTTCTTTCGAACTCTATAAACGAAGAATTTGGATCGAAATCATTCTCAGATTTCTTGACAGAGAATGGAAATGTGGGGTTTCCTTGGACATGTGAAAACCAGAAAATGGGCATAAACACAAAAATAGAAGAAGCTGAGCCTGGAAACGACTTCTCAAATGATGCCTCAGTGCAACCAAAACCTTTTGATGCCCCCAAATCATGCTCTGCTGTAGGTCTTGCTGAGAGGATGGCAGCCAGAAAAGGATTTAATGTGCCGAAGCTTGATACAGCTCGGATACCACCGGCCACCATCGTTTCATCCTCGGAAATACGTTCCCCTTATTTGACTATTCCACCTGGTCTAAGTCCCACCATGTTGTTGGAGTCCCCGGTTTTTCTTGCTAATTGTCTG GCTCAACCATCTCCAACAACAGgcaagttcaattttgcagatatTGATTCAAACCCAATGTCACTCTCACTTTCAGCAGTTTCTACTAAAAGTGACAACGATCTATTTGAAGACATTCCAGAAGCATTTTCCTTTAAGCCTCCTCTGGAATCACACTCACACCTCTCAAGCACTGAAGAAAAG cagcaggagttgccaggCATTGAGGTGTCCATTCAATCTGGAAAACCTACGCAAACAGGAACCATAGAAGCTGACAATAATAACTTCCAGATTCAACAAAAATTTCACCTTCAGGCTGGCTTTTCTGTCCCATCCGATAGAAAAGATACCTCTGATAATATTATGTTGAACCAGAGAGTCTCTGACTCCATCGTTGGAACTGATTATGCTCCGACTGTCGATACCCAGCAGGATGGGGAAGCAGACCTAAGAGGAGAACTTTCTGCAGCTGTTGGCACTCCAGCTGAGGATGGATACAATTGGAGGAAATATGGCCAAAAACAGGTAAAGGGCAGTGAATATCCAAGAAGCTATTACAAATGCACAAATCCAAAATGTCAGGTGAAGAAAAAGGTAGAGCGATCTCATGAAGGTCACATCACCGAGATAATCTATAAGGGTGCCCACAATCACCCCAAACCTCACACAAGTCGCCGTTTATTGCACCAATTTGGTGACCCTCAGATTGATGGCTCTGAACAGCCTGGCTCACAAACAAGTTTTGATGGCAAGCCTGTAAAGGGAAGCTTACACAGCGGGAATGGAGGTCAAGATTGGTGGGGAGATAGCCTGGAGGCAACCTCATCAGCCCCTGTTGCCGCTGAACAGTGTGACCCTTCTAACTCCCTGCAACAGAACCAAGATGGCACTCATTTATCCCCGGAAGCTATTGGTGTTTCATCAACGATGTCCAATGATGAAGAAGAGGATGATCGAGCAACCCATGGCAGTGTCTCACTTGGTTGTGATGGTGAAGGAGATGAAACAGAGTCAAAAAGAAG AAAGCTAGAAGCTTCTGCTATTGAAATGAGTGCAGCTTCAAGGGCAGTTCGCGAACCAAGAGTGGTGGTTCAGACTACCAGTGAGGTTGACATTCTCGATGATGGGTATCGTTGGCGCAAGTATGGTCAGAAGGTTGTCAAAGGAAACCCAAATCCCAG GAGTTATTATAAGTGCACCAATCCAGGATGCACAGTACGGAAGCACATTGAGAGGGCCTCACATGATCTCAAGTCGGTGATTACCACTTATGAGGGCAAGCATAACCACGATGTGCCAGTGGCAAGAAACAGTGGCCAACCCAGTTCTGCCCAGTCAAATACAACGGCCAATGCAGCTCCACAACATAATGGCCTTCTGCAAAGGCCTGAGCCAACCCAAGATGGCTTTGTGAGGTTTGATGGCCATGCAGCTCTCGGCACATTTGGCTTCCCGGGAAGAGAGCAGTTAGGACAACCATCCAGCTTCCCTTTTTCCATGGCACAACCGGGCCTGGCAAACCTTGCCATAGCTGGATTGGGTCCGATGGCAGCAGCAATGAAGATGCCGGTTGTTCCTCCGCTTCATCCTTATTTAAGTCATCTCCAGCTGACCGAAGCTGGATTAATGGTGCCGAAATTAGAGCCCAAGGAAGAATCCATGCCAGACTCAGAGCTGCCTGTGCTGAATGCCGCCTCAATTTATCATCAGATGATGAGCAGGCTTCCTCTAGGACCTCAGCTGTAA
- the LOC135609395 gene encoding probable protein phosphatase 2C 66, with amino-acid sequence MGSCLSASPSPVTVEGTPTVGSGYGGSSSALPRLGSKSWRGRKKVRKEKQKRGRRGAGSGGRRRETADGGCEAVEDELRRMPGRMFLNDASEVACLYTQQGRKGTNQDAMIVWENFSLTKGTIFCGVFDGHGPYGHMVAKKVRDSLPLKLSTQWRVRVNSHENPDLNGSISGSMDSEEMASFSKDDNWSDYVDENEKVPEMYLPLKQSFLKAFRLMDKELKFHPMIDCFCSGTTAVTIVKQGQDLVIGNIGDSRAIMGTRDEDNNLIATQLTVDLKPNLPREAARIQQCKGRVFALQDEPEVARVWLPNNNSPGLAMARAFGDFCLKDYGLISVPEISYRHLTEKDEFIVLATDGVWDVLSNKEVVDIVVSAPTRSSAARAVVDCAVREWQLKFPTSKVDDCAVICLFLGHISSDASQNCDSNKKQTEPKKPMVLGLTDKEVIGEQETCELKSSITVDTTGLEPSYALHSANEIVSVSEGPQVMTVPENSQSTRSLAHCISVLEEEEWSALDGFTRVNSLLNIPRFLSGDKRTSSWKKWL; translated from the exons ATGGGCTCGTGCCTCTCCGCATCCCCGTCGCCGGTGACGGTGGAGGGAACTCCGACGGTGGGCTCAGGCTACGGAGGCTCCTCCTCGGCCCTCCCTCGTCTCGGCTCCAAGAGCTGGAGGGGGAGGAAGAAGGTAAGGAAGGAGAAGCAGAAGAGAGGCAGACGGGGGGCAGGTAGCGGCGGGCGGCGGCGGGAAACGGCCGACGGCGGCTGCGAGGCCGTGGAGGATGAGCTCCGCCGCATGCCGGGCCGGATGTTCTTGAATGACGCCAGCGAGGTCGCTTGCCTGTACACGCAGCAGGGACGGAAGGGGACTAACCAGGATGCAATGATCGTGTGGGAG AATTTCTCTTTGACAAAAGGCACCATTTTCTGCGGGGTGTTTGATGGTCACGGTCCATATGGTCATATGGTTGCTAAGAAAGTCAGAGATTCTCTTCCTCTAAAGTTGTCCACCCAATGGAGAGTTAGAGTTAACAGTCACGAGAATCCTGATCTAAATGGTAGTATTTCTGGGAGCATGGACTCTGAAGAAATGGCATCTTTTAGCAAAGATGATAATTGGAGTGACTACGTGGATGAGAATGAAAAAGTGCCTGAGATGTATCTTCCACTGAAGCAATCTTTCCTGAAGGCATTTAGATTGATGGACAAAGAGTTGAAGTTTCATCCAATGATCGATTGTTTTTGTAGTGGAACTACAGCAGTTACTATAGTAAAGCAG GGACAGGACCTTGTTATTGGAAACATTGGTGACTCAAGAGCGATAATGGGAACACGAGACGAGGACAATAATTTAATTGCTACACAGTTGACCGTTGACCTGAAGCCCAATCTTCCTA GGGAAGCTGCCAGAATCCAGCAATGCAAGGGAAGAGTTTTTGCACTGCAAGATGAACCAGAAGTCGCACGTGTTTGGTTGCCAAACAACAATTCCCCTGGATTGGCTATGGCCAGGGCTTTTGGGGATTTCTGTCTTAAAGATTATGGTCTAATATCAGTTCCAGAAATTTCATATCGCCATCTGACTGAGAAAGATGAGTTTATAGTTCTTGCCACCGATGGG GTTTGGGATGTTCTTTCTAACAAGGAGGTAGTAGATATTGTTGTATCAGCACCCACTCGCAGCAGTGCTGCCAGAGCTGTTGTCGACTGTGCAGTGCGAGAATGGCAGCTTAAGTTTCCTACATCAAAGGTCGATGACTGTGCTGTCATCTGCCTATTCTTGGGACACATATCATCTGATGCATCTCAGAATTGCGACTCGAACAAGAAACAGACCGAGCCAAAAAAGCCAATGGTGTTGGGTCTTACTGATAAAGAAGTTATAGGCGAACAAGAAACATGTGAATTGAAATCATCGATCACTGTTGATACTACTGGATTGGAACCCTCTTATGCTCTTCACAGTGCAAATGAGATTGTTTCAGTATCTGAGGGACCCCAAGTGATGACTGTGCCAGAAAATTCCCAATCTACCAGGAGCCTTGCCCATTGTATATCCGTTCTTGAGGAGGAGGAATGGTCAGCCTTAGATGGTTTCACTAGGGTAAATTCCCTACTTAATATTCCTAGATTTTTATCTGGTGATAAAAGAACCTCTAGTTGGAAAAAATGGTTGTGA